The stretch of DNA GCAAACAATATTCAATTTCTTCCAAAAGGAAAAGAAGGGGGCTTTGAAGAGAATAAAGATGAAAGCGGTGATTTAGTAGAAGACGATATCCCCTTTTAATAAATAAAAAATTACATCTCAGGAGATGACATGAGAGTAAAGGTTCAGAGAAAAAAGAGGCGATTTATAAAAAGAAAGATCTGTAGGTTCTGTGCGGAACATACTGAATTGATTGATTATAAAGACATAAAACAGATAAGAAGTTTAATAACCGAAAGAGGTAAAATTATTCCTAGAAGAATTTCTGGAAATTGTGCTAAGCATCAAAGGCAACTGACCGTTGCGATAAAAAGGGCAAGAAATATAGCTCTGCTTCCTTTTACTGTTGAAAGATCTTAGGATTCCCTTTCCTTATACGGAGATATAGAGGTGAATACAGTTGGAAAGGTTAACCCTGCTTTTGATATATTATTTCCAGCGATTCTTACACTTTTTTTATTTCTCTTTGTATTATATGTCCCAATCATAGGTGCATTAATAAGTCTTTTTTCACCTCTTCCTATTATTTATACCTCCCTACAGAATGGCCAGAAAATAGGTTTTTTTACTTTAGCAATCGTAATTTCTGTCTTGATTATATTAATTGGCATAAGGCATGGTTTGATTTTTTTTGTTGAGTATGGTATTATTGCGATAGTTATTTCTGAGTCCATAAGAAGAGATTTTTCTATTGAAAAGACCATTCTTTTCTGTGTTCTCTTTACTTTAGTAAGTATTCCAATCATTTTATTAATATATTTGTTTATTCAAGGTAAAAATCCCTTTACATTTT from Nitrospinota bacterium encodes:
- the rpsR gene encoding 30S ribosomal protein S18, translated to MRVKVQRKKRRFIKRKICRFCAEHTELIDYKDIKQIRSLITERGKIIPRRISGNCAKHQRQLTVAIKRARNIALLPFTVERS